The DNA sequence TCATCACTATTCCTGTTCCGTTTTCATAAATCCACGATTGATGTTCGCCTCCGATTGAGGGTGAATTGGGTAAACCTGAGCCTGCCCAATAATCTGGTGAAAAGTGAATCCATTCTATTCGACCTACATCAACTATATTATCTATCTCAATGCCTCTCGACAAAGGAGTGCCATAAACCCCATTGATCGTCGGGCAGGTTCCACCATTTTTTCTTGAGAAGACAATTCCTGCATACGAATTTACTAAAGTGATATTTTTGGCATTGCAATTCTCATTACCGAAGTAATTGGGTTTGCCAAATTCAATTGTTGGAGGATAAGGTAGAATTGCTGAGGCTGTTTGTTCTGGATACCAAAATGCCAAATCCATTACCGCAGACGAAGGTTCCATAGTGATAAATGGCATTTCATCTTCGCTTCCCTTTCCGGCATATACCATCAAAATTGTTCCTACTATTGGTTCTCCTTTTTCTGGTTTTTTCCATTCACCCCTCAGCGTAATCCCTTTTGGGATTAGCAAATTTCCTTTTATCACATATTTACCTTCGGGTACAAACAAAGTGCCTCCACCTAAATTCCCCAACTGGTTGAGTAAATCTTGAAATTGCTGAGTAACATCCGTAATTCCATCGCCAGTAATGCCGAAATCTGCTACTGAGTAGGCAATTACAACATTGTCTATTGTCGGATATTTTGTGTTAACCAAGCGCCAATTTTGTGCTGATAATTTTGAAAACACAATCAGAAAAATACAACTGAATAGAATTCTAGTTAGAGATTGCATTTTAAAAAATGATGTTTGTTTCATCTTTATTTTTTAATCAGTTGCCAAGAGACATTCAATAACTCTTTCGTTTTTCTTCTATCTTTTTCGGTATGAAATTCCATCTATAGCATTCTCGAGATAAGCCTGAAAGTGGCTGTTTTCTTCATCCGAAAGCCACATTGGGCATGAGTCATCTCTTCTTTTATTTTCCATAAAATCTATTTGGGAAATAAAATAGGAATCTATTAGGTGCCTTCTTGCTCCTATGTTTTTTAGTGTTTCGGCTATGTCGAAACTTCTGCGGATTAAACAGGGAGTAAAAGCGGTTGCCATCAAATTGTTGCAGGCAACCACTCAATTACTTTAGTTTAATTTTTCTAGTTTCAACCAAGATGGTCTTACATTTTGCTCATTGTTGGTAAAGTTTACCACAAACCCTACAGATACAGTGGTAGGCTCAGGTATTGTAAATTCTATACTTGTTGATCCATCAGTACCTAATTCTGCAAAGTTTGTAGATGCCAATGCAGAAGAAATATCATCAATATCTGGCAAGCTTTCACCAACTGAGGCGGCTATGTACCTCGGGTCACTACCATTATTACTAATAATCGGATTTTCACCGGCGAGACTCATTGTAAACTTGTAAATACCAGCAGGAAGATCAATTGTCTGATACAATTTACCATTTTCGATTGGTGTTTCGGCTTCTCCCCATCTTTCAAAACCGAGACTTTTTTTGTCATTATCTGGGCCTTCCCAGCCTCCATCGTAACCACCAAACTGGCCTTCACCTCTGGTACGCATCGCTTCGTTTGTCACCCAACTACCGGATAAATTTCCCCAGCGGTTACCATCCCACTCAGATTTGCTAAACGGCCATTGCGCATTATCTAAGAAGTTATCTGGCACTTCGTTAGGATCGTTTTGAGCATCTGCAGGTACTTCAATTTTAATGATTTCAGTGTAATTGTATCTCCTGTTTGCATCATTCACATTTGCTCCAAGACGCACATAATAGGTGTAACCGGGTTTTACAGGAAGTGGACCGATGAGGTAAAAATCACTAGTTTCCACATCGCCCACTTCTTCCATCCAAGATTTATTAATTTGCTTTCTTTGATTGTTATACTCTCCGATATCAATAAAACTTGATGCCCCGCAAAAGGGATTAAGGCTTAAAAATGGTTTTATTTCAACTAGATTTGGCAGACCATCGCGAATGGGTGCATTCAGTTGGCAACTCAAAGTTAATTTTAGACCATTCAATGAAGCTTCGAAACCTGTTAATTGCAAGTAAGGAGTTACTGTAAAATCCTGTTCAGTGCTTCCATTAAACACAACATTTTTAATAGTATCTGCTGGCCAGAAAGGACCACCATAGGGTAAAATATCATAAGTGCCAGAAAACAATTTGTTATTATTATAAGAACCATCTTGCTTTACTGGAAGGGTTTGGTGGTTAGTTACTGACTCCGTCCAAGTTCTTTCCCAAATACGCAAACCCCAGTCTCCTTGCGATGATAGCATATTTTCACCGGTATATGCATTAATTATTTTACCGTGAACCCGAACATCTGGTTCTTCCCAATTATCAATTTCTAGGCATGATGAAATTGAAATCATTATAAACCCAATGATTATATATATTATATTTTTCATAGAATTAAGATCAATTTAAGCAATTAATAAAGTGGATTTTGAGGTAGGAGATTTTCGTTCTTACCAATTTCACCCCAAGGAATTGGCTCGTAATAACATGCATTGGAAGCTGTCCAACTCCTATTCCATCTATTAATTTCATCGATGTAAATGTACTTCCCTTCATCAGCAACAAAGTAGCAACTCAACACACGGTGACGGAACTGATTTAATACTTGGTCGGCAGTTCTCCATCTGCGAAGATCCCACCACCAATGGTTTTCACCGTATAGTTCACGTGCACGTTCATCGCGAATAAATTGCAATGAATTCTCGACTTGATATGGATAATTCGCATTGTTAATCGTACCAATATTCGTTGTCGCCATATCGATTGCTGGGCGAGTAACTGTGGCACCAGCACGTTCGCGAATCATTTCTATATAGTTAAAAGCTTCGTCTCTTTGGCCTAATTCGTAAAGAGCTTCTGCAGAATTTAAATAGATTTCACCCAAGCGAAATACTACCCAATGTTGTCCACTGCGGTATTCACGAACATCGTTGGTTGGCATATCTGGGTTTACATATTTGCGAATAAAAGCTGATCCCCAGCCATTGTTTTCTCCACCTTGATCATCAAAATGGCCATGAGCTCCGGTGATGTTATAAGTAACCCCATCAATTTCGGTTGTCCAGCCTCTGCCACCTAAGATTCGATTATCGGCACTGTTAATTGAAGCAGCACTGCTACCATTTTCTGCATCAGCAGCTAGCGCATTAAAACTTCTGTAAATACCTTTTTGAATGCTAAAAGTACTTCCACGCAACTCATCTCCATCGAAATACATCGTACCTAGCATACGTGGCTCCATACCATTCTTAATGTCACTTCGGTTATCAAATCGAACTGGTGTTCCATCTGCATTTACATAGGCTGGCATTTCGAACAATTCCATAAAATCTAATGGAGGGTAACTTTCAGCTCCTACAAAAGAAGACATATCTGGCTGTGGAGACATTAAAGCATCATAACTGTGTCTCAAACGCGTGTTTTGAGGGGCTGTCATGTCATAGTCTTTAATGAAAATGCTTTCAGAAGAGGTTGGGTCTAAGAACAGATTTGCAAAGTTTGTCGCTTTGTCAGGATAGTCTTTGGTATACAAAGTATATGGACCTTGCTCAACTATTTTACCTGCTTCTACACAGTACTGGAAAAACTCATCAGCTTGTGATGCTTCCATTCCGGCAAGTCCAGCAGCAGTAGCCGCTTCTCCTTGAAAACCTAAATATTGAGAGTATTTTGCAATCGATCCTGCATATAACATTGTGCGAGATAACAAGGCAGCGGCAACATATTTATTTGCTCTCCCAACCTCGCTACCACTAGCCATGTTTTCAATCGCAAAGGTTAAATCTTCGTAGATAAACTTCCATGTTTCGTATTCTGTGTTTCTAGGAACTTCTAATGTTTCAGCATCGTCTAGCGGGCTTTGTACTTCTTTAATAATCGGAACTCCGCCATATCTTTTAGCCAATCCGAAATAATAGAAGGCGCGTAAAAAGTGTGCTTCTCCCAACAATTCATTATAAACATCCTCTTTATAATTTTCTTTATACTCTGCGAAGTTCTGGATAAAAGTATTTATATCACGAATACGACCATATGGCCAGTAAGCAAAACCATCGTTGTCTACACCAACCCAAGAATTAAAGAATTCGCCACTCATATTTCCCAGACTTTTTTTGCCTTGTTCCCAATAATTATCTGGGCGATAAGCATTTTCTGAATCTGTTCCAAAGTATAGGAAATCCTCTATCGGAAGGTCATTATAAATACCAGAGAAGTACTTCTTTACACCAAACTCATTTCCAAAAAGTTCGGGTTCACCTAATATACCCTTGGGTTCCAAATCCAATTCTTGACATGATATTACTATTATGCCCAAGAGCATTGCTAATATTTTATATTGCTTTTTCATATTTTACTATCTTTCAAATTAGAATTTTAGGCTTGCACCAACTGTATAGGTTCTGTTTACAGGATAATTATAGAAGTCGATATTACTGGTTGACGAACCACCTGATGCACCAGGGCGTTCGGGGTCAACATTTTCGAGTCCTGTAAAAGTGAGCAAGTTGTATCCACTCACATAGATTCTAAAATTGCTTACATTAATTTTTGACATCCATTTTTCTGGTAATGTATAGCCAAGCTCTGCTGTTTTTAAGCGAATGTATGAGGCATTCTGAATACCATTTGTACCAGTTCTGCGACCATCGTGACCAGTAACAGGATAATAACCAGAAATCCATTCTGTATTAGGATTGAAGTAATCGGCATTAGGATCAACCGGGCGCCATCTATCCAAAAACCAAGTTAAAGTATTTTGACCTCCAAAAGGCAATGCTTCGGTAAGCACTTCTGCATATTGCACATATACACCATAAGCTCCTTGAAAATCTAAAGCTAAATCAAAGCCTTTACCTGAAGCACCCAGCGAAACACCGTAATTAAACACTGGAAGTCCGTATGATGCAATAGGATGATCATCATTCCCATTGATTACACCATCACCATTCCAATCGTTTAATACCCAATCTCCAGGTAAAGTACTTTGAGCCAATGGAAGGCCATAGTTCTGGATATCTTCATAGCTTGAAATCATCGATTGAGACTCATTGCCCCACCAGATATCATTATATCTTCCGCTAGATCGGTTTCTCCATTTATCGTATGAATTGCCAGCAGGTGTTTCTAACCAATCGGTTCGCATGCTTTTGGTAGCAGAAAGCTGCCCACTTACATAATAATTAAAGTCTCTAATCTCATTGGTGTATTGTAATGAAATCTCATAACCAAAGTTGCGGTCGCTATTTAAGTTTTCTTGTGGTAAACTAGCTCCTACTGTACCCGGAATTACCGCAGCACTTGTAGCTAACAAGCCAGAACGATCTCTTCTGTAAATGTCAATTACACCAGTCAGTTTATTGTTAAAAAATCCGAAATCGAGACCCAAATCGTAAGACTTAATGGTGTACCATGTTAAGTTAGGGTTTGGAATACTAGAAGCTGTAACACCACCAGTTAACGTACCACCGTAGAACCAGCCATAGTTGTTTCCATCTAAACTGTAACCAGTTGTAGGAGGATAATTCCCAGCTGAGCTATCATCCCCCATTTCTCCATATGAACCCCTTATTTTCAAATTGGAGAGAACTGGCAAATTATTTTTAATGAAGCTTTCTTCACTTAAGCGCCATCCTGCAGATATTGATGGAAAGAAACCAAATCGGCTACCTTCTGGGAAACGAGAAGATCCATCGTAACGGAATCTCAGATCAAGTAAATACTTACCCATGAAATTGTAGTTTAACTGACCTAAAAGAGATTTACTAGCTCTATCAGCAATTTCTCCTTCGGTAGCGCGCTGGTTTTTATCTTCACCTGCAAACAAGTATTCAGAATCTACTAATAGCTCACGGTAGGCGCTATAACTATCCCAAGTATTGTATCTATCTTCGTAAATTACAAAACTGCTCACATTATGGTTACCGAATGAATTGTCGTAGTGCAGACCTAACTGCATGTTGGTGCTGTAAGACATATTCACAGTTCTTGTAATATCAGAAGGAGTATTTCTTACGATAGATGAATAGGTATCGTCATCCGGATTGTATCTAAATAGGTTATAAGCTCTTTTGTAACTAGTAAAATCTGGTAAGTTGGTAGCATAATCGTACACACCTTTTGCAGACAAACCATCAATACCCGGAATATCATATGAAAGAGTTAATGTACCATTATACCTACGGTCTTTTGATAAATTATAACCAACATAATCATCGTCAGTTTGTACAATCATGTTTGCACCTTCATTCAGATATTGGCTATCTCCATTCGGATATTCTGGATTATCATTAGCATAAAAAGCAGCATCTGGGCGAGTTAACCAAGTAAGTTTGTAGGTTGTCCAGCCTGTTCCGTTCGGTTGGCTAGTTTTTAACATAATAGCTCCAAGGGAAACTTTCGCATTCAGCCTTTTGGTGATTTGCGATTCAATATTAGTTCGCATATTTATACGATCAGAATAATAATCGCCACTTTTATATGCACCAATCTGCTTGTTATATCCAAGCGTAAAATAGTATCTAAACTTTTCGCTTCCTCCATTTACACTTACATTGTGATTGTATTGAGGAGAAGTTCTATTGAAAACTTGGTCGAACCAATTATAAGACTGCTTAGTACCATTGTAGTATGGTTCGAAGTGATCATCAGTAAAGAGTGGATTGGTTCTAACTAAGTAATTTTTCCCGAAGTCTTGCCAGTTTCTTTCGTTTGACAATGTCATATAATCAATGGCTCCCACACTTTCTGGTACATATAGAAATTCTTGCATCGACATACTAGAATTGAAAGAAACATCTACTTTGCCATCTTGTATCACACCTCTTTTTGTAGTTACCAAAACAACACCATTGGCTGCTCTTAAGCCGTAGATTGCTGCTGAACCATCTTTTAACACCGAAACACTTTCTATTTCTTCGGCACTCATACGAGCGAAATAGTCTTGGTCACGAACAATTCCATCAACCACAAAAAGCGGATTGCCCATGCCTCGAATATCTATTCTGGTATCATAAGCACCAGGTGCACTACTTTTTTGTACAATACGAACACCGGGTAATTTACCAGTTAAAGAGTTTAATATGTTTTCGTTTTTGGTTCGAACAATATCATCGTTTTTCACCACTGAAACTGCACCTGTTAGTGTTGTTTTTTTCTGAGTGCTATAACCAACTACCACAACTTCTTCTAGTTGTTCAAGGTCTGGTGCCAGCAAAACATCTACAATTGATTGGTTATCAATGGCTACTTCCTGCGAAG is a window from the Chondrinema litorale genome containing:
- a CDS encoding RagB/SusD family nutrient uptake outer membrane protein, giving the protein MKKQYKILAMLLGIIVISCQELDLEPKGILGEPELFGNEFGVKKYFSGIYNDLPIEDFLYFGTDSENAYRPDNYWEQGKKSLGNMSGEFFNSWVGVDNDGFAYWPYGRIRDINTFIQNFAEYKENYKEDVYNELLGEAHFLRAFYYFGLAKRYGGVPIIKEVQSPLDDAETLEVPRNTEYETWKFIYEDLTFAIENMASGSEVGRANKYVAAALLSRTMLYAGSIAKYSQYLGFQGEAATAAGLAGMEASQADEFFQYCVEAGKIVEQGPYTLYTKDYPDKATNFANLFLDPTSSESIFIKDYDMTAPQNTRLRHSYDALMSPQPDMSSFVGAESYPPLDFMELFEMPAYVNADGTPVRFDNRSDIKNGMEPRMLGTMYFDGDELRGSTFSIQKGIYRSFNALAADAENGSSAASINSADNRILGGRGWTTEIDGVTYNITGAHGHFDDQGGENNGWGSAFIRKYVNPDMPTNDVREYRSGQHWVVFRLGEIYLNSAEALYELGQRDEAFNYIEMIRERAGATVTRPAIDMATTNIGTINNANYPYQVENSLQFIRDERARELYGENHWWWDLRRWRTADQVLNQFRHRVLSCYFVADEGKYIYIDEINRWNRSWTASNACYYEPIPWGEIGKNENLLPQNPLY
- a CDS encoding DUF5013 domain-containing protein translates to MKNIIYIIIGFIMISISSCLEIDNWEEPDVRVHGKIINAYTGENMLSSQGDWGLRIWERTWTESVTNHQTLPVKQDGSYNNNKLFSGTYDILPYGGPFWPADTIKNVVFNGSTEQDFTVTPYLQLTGFEASLNGLKLTLSCQLNAPIRDGLPNLVEIKPFLSLNPFCGASSFIDIGEYNNQRKQINKSWMEEVGDVETSDFYLIGPLPVKPGYTYYVRLGANVNDANRRYNYTEIIKIEVPADAQNDPNEVPDNFLDNAQWPFSKSEWDGNRWGNLSGSWVTNEAMRTRGEGQFGGYDGGWEGPDNDKKSLGFERWGEAETPIENGKLYQTIDLPAGIYKFTMSLAGENPIISNNGSDPRYIAASVGESLPDIDDISSALASTNFAELGTDGSTSIEFTIPEPTTVSVGFVVNFTNNEQNVRPSWLKLEKLN
- a CDS encoding SusC/RagA family TonB-linked outer membrane protein — translated: MKKKLLRQFLKMSGFALGGFIIQCLCFTVLFAADTNAQKVSIGEIYVKMDGGKKEIKSVFNELERKTAFYFNFDEKTIDDLQKVQMASSVKSLKAVLTDIASQSNLSFKRIDDNIYVIKNKKSNTLPEKDELVQEVLQMRITGKVTSSEDGEPLPGVSIIVKGTNVGTTTDVDGNYSLNANSGTTLQFSYIGFASQEVAIDNQSIVDVLLAPDLEQLEEVVVVGYSTQKKTTLTGAVSVVKNDDIVRTKNENILNSLTGKLPGVRIVQKSSAPGAYDTRIDIRGMGNPLFVVDGIVRDQDYFARMSAEEIESVSVLKDGSAAIYGLRAANGVVLVTTKRGVIQDGKVDVSFNSSMSMQEFLYVPESVGAIDYMTLSNERNWQDFGKNYLVRTNPLFTDDHFEPYYNGTKQSYNWFDQVFNRTSPQYNHNVSVNGGSEKFRYYFTLGYNKQIGAYKSGDYYSDRINMRTNIESQITKRLNAKVSLGAIMLKTSQPNGTGWTTYKLTWLTRPDAAFYANDNPEYPNGDSQYLNEGANMIVQTDDDYVGYNLSKDRRYNGTLTLSYDIPGIDGLSAKGVYDYATNLPDFTSYKRAYNLFRYNPDDDTYSSIVRNTPSDITRTVNMSYSTNMQLGLHYDNSFGNHNVSSFVIYEDRYNTWDSYSAYRELLVDSEYLFAGEDKNQRATEGEIADRASKSLLGQLNYNFMGKYLLDLRFRYDGSSRFPEGSRFGFFPSISAGWRLSEESFIKNNLPVLSNLKIRGSYGEMGDDSSAGNYPPTTGYSLDGNNYGWFYGGTLTGGVTASSIPNPNLTWYTIKSYDLGLDFGFFNNKLTGVIDIYRRDRSGLLATSAAVIPGTVGASLPQENLNSDRNFGYEISLQYTNEIRDFNYYVSGQLSATKSMRTDWLETPAGNSYDKWRNRSSGRYNDIWWGNESQSMISSYEDIQNYGLPLAQSTLPGDWVLNDWNGDGVINGNDDHPIASYGLPVFNYGVSLGASGKGFDLALDFQGAYGVYVQYAEVLTEALPFGGQNTLTWFLDRWRPVDPNADYFNPNTEWISGYYPVTGHDGRRTGTNGIQNASYIRLKTAELGYTLPEKWMSKINVSNFRIYVSGYNLLTFTGLENVDPERPGASGGSSTSNIDFYNYPVNRTYTVGASLKF